The following coding sequences lie in one Silene latifolia isolate original U9 population chromosome 5, ASM4854445v1, whole genome shotgun sequence genomic window:
- the LOC141657706 gene encoding putative wall-associated receptor kinase-like 11 — MSLFLFMLQLLLALRLAASIGNIAFPNCSELCGKVTIPYPFGIGDNCYYEESYEITCNKSYNPPKPFLRKFNVEVLDISWPGKYSILDPRYNSEDATDLRLTVGLQTPNLCHSEGTKQVSSYDFRDSPFLFSRWYNVFVVEGCGGSVVLKNRSGDILTGCASFCDSVGRQNNTSSCYGVGCCQASLLSSPTSNYIEKGEEGDLDFYKLSLDFEQQSTTNSCSISATLIQSKSVNEFAGKLSSLPTLPTVLQWQGIYTPSDNYKNFSCYKEYNSGPQCYCDFPYEGNPFLPNGCQVIEECRKCKHRCVSDYNQNFTSRIIVCEKNPLFRRASVIGFSSGMGLVLLVLGGYWLYRYLKRRKKLKQKADNFKRNGGLLLQQQMSSNEGIVERTKVFTVTELEKATDNFNENRILGQGGQGTVYKGMLMDGRIVAIKKSKKVDESQVEPFINEVVILSQINHRNVVGILGCCLETEVPTLVYEYIPNGTLYEHIQGGGDDFHINWKMRLQIAAESAGAIAYLHSSSSAPIYHRDIKSSNILLDEKYRAKVSDFGTSRAINIDQTHVTTAVQGTYGYLDPEYFQSNQFTEKSDVYSFGVVLVELLTGKKPICPVGNGGWISLAVEFLSKMEDSRLFDILDSRISDEGKKDEFIAVAELARKCLNMIGKQRPTMKEIAVQLDAIRSSQMPISKEVKPKESNRAVAEEIHFHSGPGSTSMFSSDDGPPASTIEVQPLMGRT, encoded by the exons ATGTCTTTGTTCTTATTTATGCTTCAGCTATTGTTAGCGCTGAGGTTAGCAGCAAGCATCGGAAATATTGCTTTTCCGAATTGTTCTGAACTTTGTGGTAAGGTCACAATTCCATACCCATTTGGTATTGGCGACAATTGCTACTATGAAGAATCATACGAGATCACCTGCAATAAGTCTTACAACCCGCCAAAACCATTTTTGCGTAAGTTCAATGTGGAGGTGTTGGATATCAGCTGGCCAGGAAAGTACTCAATACTTGACCCACGTTATAACTCAGAAGACGCCACAGACCTGAGACTGACAGTAGGCCTGCAAACTCCAAACCTTTGTCATAGTGAGGGAACAAAGCAAGTAAGTAGTTATGATTTTCGTGATAGTCCATTTCTATTTTCAAGGTGGTATAATGTGTTCGTGGTGGAGGGCTGTGGGGGAAGCGTTGTTTTGAAGAACAGGAGCGGAGATATCTTGACTGGGTGCGCTTCATTTTGTGACAGTGTCGGTCGTCAGAATAACACAAGTAGTTGCTACGGGGTTGGATGCTGCCAAGCCTCACTCTTATCATCTCCGACAAGTAACTACATTGAAAAGGGGGAAGAAGGAGATCTTGATTTTTATAAATTATCGCTTGATTTCGAGCAACAATCCACAACTAACTCATGCAGTATATCCGCAACCTTGATTCAGAGTAAGTCAGTGAATGAATTTGCCGGGAAATTGTCAAGTTTGCCAACGTTGCCTACAGTCTTACAATGGCAGGGTATATATACACCATCCGATAATTATAAGAACTTCTCTTGTTATAAGGAATATAATAGTGGTCCACAATGCTATTGTGATTTCCCTTATGAAGGAAACCCATTTCTTCCTAATGGCTGCCAAG TCATTGAAGAATGTCGCAAGTGCAAACACCGCTGTGTTTCAGATTATAATCAAAATTTTACGAGTAGAATTATTGTGTGTGAGAAGAATCCATTGTTTAGACGAGCCTCCGTTATTG GATTCAGTTCCGGCATGGGTTTAGTGCTATTGGTTCTTGGTGGCTATTGGCTTTATAGATATTTGAAACGAAGAAAAAAGCTTAAGCAAAAAGCCGACAACTTCAAGAGAAATGGTGGTTTACTACTGCAACAACAAATGTCTTCGAATGAGGGTATTGTAGAGAGGACCAAAGTCTTCACTGTCACTGAGCTAGAGAAAGCTACGGACAATTTCAATGAGAATAGAATACTCGGCCAAGGAGGCCAAGGTACAGTATACAAGGGAATGTTAATGGATGGACGAATTGTTGCCATTAAGAAGTCGAAAAAAGTTGACGAGTCTCAGGTAGAACCCTTTATAAATGAGGTGGTTATTCTTTCTCAGATTAACCATCGGAATGTGGTCGGTATATTGGGATGTTGTTTAGAGACGGAAGTCCCGACCCTTGTCTATGAGTACATCCCTAATGGAACACTTTATGAACATATCCAAGGTGGAGGTGATGATTTTCACATTAATTGGAAAATGCGCTTACAAATTGCAGCAGAATCCGCTGGTGCTATCGCGTATCTACATTCATCTTCATCAGCTCCTATTTACCATAGAGACATCAAGTCGAGCAATATACTTCTGGATGAAAAATACAGAGCTAAAGTTTCTGATTTTGGGACCTCTAGAGCCATTAACATTGATCAAACTCATGTGACCACTGCTGTTCAAGGAACCTACGGTTATTTGGATCCCGAGTACTTTCAGTCCAATCAATTCACTGAAAAAAGTGATGTTTATAGCTTTGGTGTAGTCCTTGTTGAACTCCTAACAGGCAAGAAACCGATATGCCCTGTTGGAAATGGTGGATGGATAAGCTTGGCAGTAGAGTTCCTGTCAAAGATGGAAGATTCCCGTCTTTTTGACATCCTGGATAGCAGAATTTCAGATGAGGGTAAAAAAGACGAGTTTATTGCAGTGGCTGAACTTGCCAGGAAATGTTTGAATATGATCGGGAAACAACGGCCAACAATGAAGGAAATTGCTGTGCAACTGGATGCGATTAGATCCTCTCAAATGCCTATTTCGAAAGAAGTGAAACCTAAAGAAAGCAATCGCGCTGTCGCAGAAGAGATCCACTTTCATAGCGGTCCTGGGAGTACAAGCATGTTTTCTTCAGATGACGGTCCTCCTGCTTCCACAATCGAGGTTCAGCCGCTCATGGGTAGGACCTGA
- the LOC141655671 gene encoding wall-associated receptor kinase-like 2: protein MVFLSTTMILLLSTLLLAAFPDTVNASLSVPTTMVTTAKATKPKCQRKCGNLTIPYPFGIDKDCAMGDEYIITCNEDNKVYTPQFLDTDSQVLEISETQVTIAAGEPLAESCKSSEKGNTWGSLDLSGMPYALSSTSNKFMVIGCHHYGLIEAKTTAGRQVFSCVALCTEKQDLFDRSCAGIGCCQVPLPKGLQNFNASLELIRYNTSISSGSCSYSFIVERSSFEFRGAVDLKRPEFMDRFNNMPVVLEWFVAQDSCKYAKKNSSSYACKKNTMCVDVNKVLDVTGYRCKCIHGYEGNPYLSPGCTDINECASDPCDGTCENTEGGYKCHCLSGFYGDGRIDGLGCRPRSLRLVFILGNCVGLGFILFLIGGYMAYRIAIRRKEIKKKATNFKRNGGLLLKQKMSSEERLAEQTRLFTSKELEKATDQFNADRVLGRGGQGIVYKGMLSNGNLVAIKKHKIGSNSPLEDFINEIAILSELNHRNIVKLIGCCLETDVPLLVYEFVPNGTLSKFIHDPQEEFPITWEMRLQIALDVAGALTYLHYASSQPILHKDVKSSNILLDAKYRAKLSDFGTSRSIAIDQTHLTTRVQGTFGYLDPEYFQSSKYTEKSDVYSFGVVLVELLTGKKAVVQTASDNGKSLVSWFLSSMENSNLYDILADRVVDEASKETILAIAKLARQSLNMDGRQRPTMRQVSLELEAISHHQGASISFLKSMSVAREQILMEGTDIIDGGVNPMSL, encoded by the exons ATGGTTTTTCTAAGCACAACTATGATACTATTGCTATCTACATTGCTTCTAGCAGCTTTTCCCGATACAGTGAATGCTTCCTTATCTGTACCAACCACCATGGTCACTACCGCTAAAGCGACAAAGCCGAAATGCCAACGTAAGTGTGGGAATTTGACGATTCCATACCCGTTTGGTATCGATAAAGATTGTGCCATGGGAGACGAGTATATCATTACGTGTAACGAAGACAACAAAGTTTACACCCCTCAGTTTCTAGATACTGATTCACAAGTTTTAGAAATTTCCGAGACACAAGTGACAATAGCAGCTGGTGAGCCCCTAGCCGAGTCCTGCAAGTCTTCCGAAAAGGGAAACACGTGGGGCAGCCTGGATTTATCTGGTATGCCATACGCGTTGTCGTCTACCAGCAACAAATTTATGGTCATTGGTTGCCATCATTACGGGTTGATCGAGGCAAAGACAACTGCTGGACGACAAGTGTTTAGTTGTGTGGCCTTATGTACCGAAAAACAGGACTTGTTTGACCGGTCATGTGCCGGGATTGGTTGCTGTCAAGTTCCACTTCCAAAGGGCCTACAGAACTTCAATGCTAGTTTGGAGTTGATAAGATATAATACAAGTATATCTTCAGGAAGTTGTAGTTATTCCTTCATTGTGGAACGTTCTAGCTTTGAGTTTCGCGGGGCTGTTGATCTTAAACGACCAGAATTTATGGACCGATTTAATAATATGCCAGTTGTGTTGGAATGGTTTGTCGCGCAAGATTCCTGTAAATATGCAAAGAAGAACTCAAGTTCATATGCCTGCAAGAAGAATACCATGTGCGTTGATGTTAATAAGGTCTTGGATGTCACAGGCTACCGATGCAAGTGTATTCATGGGTACGAGGGTAATCCTTATTTAAGTCCTGGTTGTACAG ATATTAATGAGTGTGCTAGTGATCCCTGTGATGGTACATGCGAAAACACCGAAGGAGGCTATAAATGTCATTGCCTGAGTGGTTTTTATGGCGATGGAAGGATAGACGGATTGGGATGTCGTCCAAGGAGTTTAAGACTAGTCTTCATTCTGG GAAACTGTGTTGGCTTGGGGTTTATACTGTTTTTGATCGGAGGATACATGGCCTACCGTATTGCAATTAGAAGAAAAGAAATTAAGAAAAAGGCAACAAATTTTAAGCGGAATGGTGGCCTATTGTTGAAACAAAAGATGTCTTCTGAGGAACGTCTGGCGGAACAAACTCGACTTTTCACGTCAAAAGAGCTAGAGAAAGCGACTGATCAATTCAATGCGGACAGAGTACTTGGCCGCGGAGGACAAGGTATTGTTTATAAGGGTATGTTAAGCAATGGAAATCTTGTTGCCATAAAGAAACATAAGATAGGAAGTAATAGTCCGTTGGAGGATTTTATCAACGAAATTGCTATCTTATCGGAATTAAACCATAGAAATATAGTCAAGCTGATAGGTTGTTGTTTGGAGACGGATGTTCCATTACTAGTTTATGAGTTCGTTCCAAATGGAACACTTTCGAAGTTTATCCATGATCCACAAGAGGAGTTCCCGATCACATGGGAGATGCGGTTACAAATAGCATTAGATGTAGCCGGGGCACTAACCTATTTGCACTACGCTTCTTCTCAACCAATACTTCACAAAGACGTAAAATCCTCAAAtatactacttgatgctaagtaTAGAGCGAAACTTTCTGATTTTGGGACATCAAGATCCATTGCTATCGATCAAACCCACTTAACTACCCGAGTTCAAGGGACATTTGGGTATCTAGACCCGGAATATTTTCAATCAAGTAAATACACAGAAAAGAGTGATGTCTATAGTTTTGGGGTAGTTCTTGTAGAGCTCCTAACAGGGAAGAAGGCGGTTGTTCAAACTGCATCTGATAATGGGAAGAGTCTAGTATCATGGTTTCTTTCAAGCATGGAAAACTCTAATTTATATGACATTTTAGCTGATCGAGTCGTGGATGAGGCTTCAAAAGAGACTATTTTAGCGATTGCAAAGCTCGCAAGACAATCTTTGAACATGGACGGGAGGCAAAGACCGACAATGAGACAAGTTTCATTGGAGCTAGAGGCGATCAGTCATCATCAAGGAGCATCTATTTCATTTCTTAAGAGCATGTCCGTGGCAAGAGAACAGATATTAATGGAGGGTACCGATATAATTGACGGTGGTGTTAATCCTATGTCTCTTTGA